CACCTGTAGGTCTGTCCCTCAAGCCCTGGGAACCTTGGGGCTGAGCTGTCTCTGTGGAAGGAGCAGGCCTGCTGCAGTGGGTGGCCATGCTGGGGGGGAGCACAGGCTTCAGGGACCCTGCACCCCCCTTCCCGAGCCCCGCTGGCTGCTAGGACCCAGCAGCTGTCCCCGTGGCACCAACGCAAGTGCCGGCAGCACCCGGGAGTGACAGCTGGTGCCATCCGCAGCTGGCGGGCTGCAGGCAAACAGGATGAGGAGTGGGTGACAGGAAGGGGGAGCCTGGCCTTCCACAAGgccctccttctgctgcaggagcaacGCCGGCACGAGGGACccctggccagcagggcagcatcccccagctccccaggagcaaaGGTGCCTTGGGTCCCCCTCGCCCAACACGGGGTCCCCCTCAGCTGGAGAGTGGAGCAGGGACGGGGATGTTGGgttcctgctgcctgtcctcaGGGCACGCTGGTGTGGTTGGGCAGGGGGACGGGGTGGGGGGGTCAGCCTGGCACGGGATTGGAGACAGCCTGGATACCAGTTCTGGGGTGGGCAAGGTGctataacctctctgggcacctgtccctgctccagcatctcagagGGATTCAGGTTGTCTCTGGGTTTGTcttgtcttctcttcttctcctgcaCACCCCACTCCCCTCCTCGACAGGTAAAGAAAAGACAGCAGCCATGGCTGAGGTGGGGTTTCCTTCTAAGggatgcagaagagcagcccctgctgcccaggcaccagagctgggggCTTAATCCTCTGCGGGGGATGGCGAGCCAAAAGGGGCAGAACACCAGTGACAGCCTAGAGCCACTCTCCATCCCTGAGCAGTCCATCGCCCAGGAAGTGGTGGGCCTCTTCTGTATGGTTCTACTCACCCTCATTGCCCTGGTGGCCAACACTGTGGTGCTGCTTGTCATCCTCAAAACTCCTCTTCTCCGGAAGTTCATCTTTGTCTGCCACCTCTGTGTGGTTGACCTCCTCTGTGCCATTTTCCTCATGCCCATAGGGATTATCTCCAGCtcatcctgcttcagcagggtgATCTACAGCATTACTGAGTGCAAGGCCTTGATATTCCTGAAGATCTGCTTCACCAGTGCCTCCATCCTGACCATCTGCATCATCAGTGTGGAGCGGTACTACTACATTGTCCACCCCATGAGGTACGAGGTCAAGATGACTATCAGGCTGGCGGTGGTCGGAGTGATCTTCATTTGGGTCAAGTCTGTTCTCATCACTGTCTTGGCACTGGTGGGCTGGCCACAAGGCAATGGGGCCACCAGTGCCAGCCGCTGCACAGTctactggagccctggggccCACAAGGAGGTTTTTGTGATCATGTTCAGCATCGCCTGCTTTGTTCTGCCCACCATCATCATCTTTGCTGTCTACTGCAGTATCTACCGAGTGGCCTGTCTGGCATCCCTGCAGGCTACacctgcactggcacaggcagTCGTGCCAAGGCACAGATGCGACTCCATTGCCAGCCAAGTGGCCGTCATAACCACCAGGAACCTGCCACTGCCCAGGCTGACACCAGAGCGCTTTTTGGGAAGCAACAAGGCCATCCTCACTCTGGTCCTCATAGTGGGACAGTtcttgtgctgctggctgcccttcTTCACCTTCCACTTGCGCTCCTCTGTTGCTGCTGGCACGGTGGGCAGCGGGCACGGGGAAATGGTGGTCACCTGGATTGCCTACTCCTCCTTTGCCATCAACCCTTTCTTCTACGGGCTGCTGAACCGCCAGATCCGTGCAGAGCTGGCTCGGCTGCGGCGCAGCTGTCTGAACCGGCCGCTGGCCCAGGAGATCTGTCTTTCCATCTCAGAGGCTCTTGTCCAGGAGAACTTCCTGCACTTCCTCCAGAGAGCAACTTGCACACTGGAGACCCACGCCAGCTGCATTATTCCCAGCCCCAGGAACAGGAACAGGTTGGACCAGACCAAGATAGGCATCCCTATCCCAGGTCAAGTTCCCGATGggagcagctgagaagcaggaggccCTGTCCCACTGTGCCGGGCAGGAGAATGGGCAGGGGACCTGCCAGGCTGCTTGTTCAGGTTTTGCCTCTTGAGCTCCTGGTGGAAGAtggtttctctgctggggagaaggcagcagatcTAGAGAAGCCTCATCTTCCTTCTGCAGGCTGGGATGGTTTCTggccccaccagcacagcccagctgcgTGGATGGGATCTCCTTGGGACACAGGAGGCCAAGGGACTCCTCTagaggggcaggggaggagacACCTCCATCTCTGTCACTCCACTGGGACCACTAATGGCCAGTGGGGAACAGCAGATGTCCCTTGCACCTTTTTCAGGAGCCCTGGCCCAGCTAACACCACTAACATCAGTAACACCAGGGCTCTGGGCACCTCACTGAGTCTGGGTGGCCAACGTGGAGCCCTCCATCCTTGGCTGTTTAAGCCAAAACTGATGTCTGAATGGAGGAGTGCTTGGCATCCAGAGTACTTATTAGGGAGATGGCACTCGAGGGGCTGGCTCAGGCTGTGCCTTTGTTTCTCCTGCTCGAGTGGCACTGtgcacctgccctgcccagccatgTCCTTTGTCCCAGACAgtgggaatgggctgccccTCTCAGGGGAGATGCTGGCTGGCCAGGGGCTGTTGATGGACACAGGTGTCCAGCTGAAGCCCAGACAGTGGTGCCATGTGCCAGTCAAACTGGGCTGCCAGCCAGAGGTGCCCTGGGGTAGACAGAGTGGCACAGGGTAGTAGGGGGCTGTCAgggtgccctgggcagcagcagccagagaggactgggagctgctgtctcCCTTCAGTCTCGTTGCTTTTGCAGGGCTTGGGGACCTGCAGAAAAAGGTGGAGGAATGCGACTAGatgaaaagggggagaaaggggagtGGATACtgctggggtgctggaggggtgCTGGTGTCCCACCCACAAAGCTCCCAGGGAGGAAGGTGCTCCTGCCCCAGTATTGCTCAGGGGCTGAAGGAGAACTGCCTCATGGCatggaggaggctccaggaagatcCCCAGAGAAACTGGAGCTGAAGGCCAGCAACCGCCCTGGCCACAAGGAATCCCCTCCAGACACCACCTTGTGTCCCCAGGAGTTGGGGCTGCCCCCAGTGTGATGGTGTCTATACTCaaggtggggatttttttttcttgtaaattgTATCTTTTTATTAAACCATTGATAAGttataaaggaggaaaaaatatagACTTATATATACAGCATTTCCAAGCCTGCAGGGACCAGCTTTTGGATGGGGTTGCTGGGCAATTGCCCTGAGGTGGCCTGGGGAGGGCCCCCGACCACAGTCAGGGGAAGGAGGATCCCCATAGAGGCCAGGCAAACCCTCATCCAGTGGGACTCAGCTTTTGGGTGCAGCTGGAGGGTGAGCAGGGGCATCACAGGTTGGGCAGAGTGAAGGTCAGGAAGCCCACTTCCTGCACAGGGTCCCACCCCAGCACAGGCTTCTGAGAGCAGGGACCCtgggccagcagggacagccccccCCACCTCTTCAGTACCAGTACCCTGTGCAGGAAAATCAAGAAGggggacacagcactgccaggatgGGCAGAAGGCAGCGGAGCAGCCCTTTCCTCCAGTGGGCATCGCTGCCAggaagagccttctcttccctggggTGAGGGGCAAAGGAATCCACCCTGAACATGGGGCGCATGCCAGGGGTGGGCCACAgggtggggagtggggaggggtcCCTGGCACTGGCTGGCACCCTAG
This genomic stretch from Indicator indicator isolate 239-I01 chromosome 15, UM_Iind_1.1, whole genome shotgun sequence harbors:
- the LOC128971911 gene encoding probable G-protein coupled receptor, translated to MASQKGQNTSDSLEPLSIPEQSIAQEVVGLFCMVLLTLIALVANTVVLLVILKTPLLRKFIFVCHLCVVDLLCAIFLMPIGIISSSSCFSRVIYSITECKALIFLKICFTSASILTICIISVERYYYIVHPMRYEVKMTIRLAVVGVIFIWVKSVLITVLALVGWPQGNGATSASRCTVYWSPGAHKEVFVIMFSIACFVLPTIIIFAVYCSIYRVACLASLQATPALAQAVVPRHRCDSIASQVAVITTRNLPLPRLTPERFLGSNKAILTLVLIVGQFLCCWLPFFTFHLRSSVAAGTVGSGHGEMVVTWIAYSSFAINPFFYGLLNRQIRAELARLRRSCLNRPLAQEICLSISEALVQENFLHFLQRATCTLETHASCIIPSPRNRNRLDQTKIGIPIPGQVPDGSS